The Mesorhizobium sp. INR15 region GCGCGCATGGAGCGCGGCCACACCGTGTTTACCCGTTTCGCCGATGATGCCGACAACGCGACCTCGATGATCATCACACCGAGCCCGCTGCGCGAGGAAGTCGACCTCGAGCAATTGGCGCGCATCACACCTTGAAAAGGCTACCATGAAGCAACTGCTTCTGCTGCGCCATGCCAAGTCGAGCTGGGATGATCCGGCACTTGCCGATTTCGACCGGCCACTGGCGCCGCGTGGGATCAAGGCCGCGAAGCTGATGGGCCGCGAACTTGCCGCGCGGGATTGGCTGCCCGACTTGGCGCTGGTCTCGCCGGCACTGCGCACCCGCGAGACCTGGCGGCTGGTTTCAGCAGAAGTCCCTGCCCCGGTTGAGTTCGCCGACGAGCTTTACGACGCCTCGTCTGACACGCTGCTGAAAGCGCTACAGCGGACACCGGGCTTTGTCGGCGTCCTGCTGCTGCTCGGACACAACCCAGGCATGGAAGGCCTGACCAAACAACTTGCAGGCCAAGGCTCGGACGCCAAGGCGATGCGCAAGGTTGAGGAAAAATTTCCGACCGCCGCCCTTGCCCGCTTTGTCCTTGACGGTGACTGGGCCGGGCTCTCATCCGCCCGGCTGACGCACTGCCTGTGGCCGAAGGACCTGGGCTGACGGCCAGGCAACGGGCTTGACCCGCTGCTGGCGATCATCGGCTAGCTGATCAATTGCCCCAGATACCCTGGCCGGATTCGGGCCATGTCTGCTGTTGGGCTCCAGCCATGCCGGACGGGGTTTTCACCTGATCCATATTGCCGTTCTGATGCATGTCCGGATGACGAATAGATGCTGTGAGGGTGTGATCGACAGCGGCAACCGGCTGATTGGCACCATCCGCGCCATAGTGATCGCTGCCGGCAAAAACGCTGCCGGTTGTGGCGAGAATGGCCGC contains the following coding sequences:
- a CDS encoding histidine phosphatase family protein produces the protein MKQLLLLRHAKSSWDDPALADFDRPLAPRGIKAAKLMGRELAARDWLPDLALVSPALRTRETWRLVSAEVPAPVEFADELYDASSDTLLKALQRTPGFVGVLLLLGHNPGMEGLTKQLAGQGSDAKAMRKVEEKFPTAALARFVLDGDWAGLSSARLTHCLWPKDLG
- a CDS encoding DUF680 domain-containing protein produces the protein MIRTVFLAAAILATTGSVFAGSDHYGADGANQPVAAVDHTLTASIRHPDMHQNGNMDQVKTPSGMAGAQQQTWPESGQGIWGN